The Gallus gallus isolate bGalGal1 chromosome W, bGalGal1.mat.broiler.GRCg7b, whole genome shotgun sequence genome window below encodes:
- the LOC430910 gene encoding transcription factor BTF3 isoform X2, whose protein sequence is MFTNQGTVIHFNNPKVQASLAANTFTITGHAETKQLTEMLPSILNQLGADSFSSLRRLAEALPKQSVNEKAPLATGDDDDEVPDLVENFDEASKNEGN, encoded by the exons ATGTTTACCAACCAAGGAACAGTCATTCACTTCAATAACCCTAAAGTTCAGGCATCTCTGGCTGCTAACACTTTCACTATCACTGGCCATGCTGAGACAAAGCAGCTGACAGAAATGCTTCCTAGTATCTTAAATCAGCTCGGAGCTGACAGTTTCTCCAGCCTGAGGAGATTGGCAGAAGCCCTACCCAAGCAAT CTGTGAATGAAAAAGCACCACTTGCTActggtgatgatgatgatgaagttccag atCTTGTTGAAAACTTTGATGAAGCTTCAAAGAATGAGGGAAATTGA
- the LOC121108219 gene encoding uncharacterized protein LOC121108219, with the protein MTISHHYKSIFPHASGSLVGMQTRSSGIEPWNPTSGRALLSSSHGARGMLVPPQAPGPGGFLRNSSIRGCRRLLMLVLTVTIILGVAVGMTTTAMLMTAPELSGNFWQLYAKLTNSSKVCLALSAVGDPFRTCTYAIRYAEVSQFNVTACDSSETLSRVWVVNNTGGRMEVRDRMCRGIWIKTGKLSNKSQLLWERAIATGLFLLQQPSSPRAGNVHWQVLGMVCPNISAVEWIWFNFTRPDTRLPVSADYQSDESRTGSRRNTSVTVTIHLDNPAPIQLPPGISLICGNGYVYLLILIRPKGGPCSLGRIDMIPISLEGIQQIRADKTWRCWRLDQLSKDCNNEVYLYGMA; encoded by the coding sequence ATGACGATCTCACACCActacaaaagcatttttccacATGCCAGTGGATCTTTGGTGGGCATGCAGACCCGAAGTTCTGGTATCGAGCCCTGGAATCCGACAAGTGGGAGGGCCCTGCTGAGCTCCTCACATGGGGCCAGGGGTATGCTTGTACCTCCACAGGCACCGGGACCAGGTGGATTCCTGCGCAACTCATCCATCCGTGGCTGCCGACGGCTCCTGATGTTGGTGTTGACAGTAACAATAATACTGGGGGTGGCGGTAGGGATGACAACGACCGCGATGCTGATGACGGCGCCCGAGCTGTCGGGGAATTTCTGGCAGCTGTATGCGAAGTTGACTAACTCCTCTAAGGTCTGTCTGGCACTGTCAGCAGTGGGTGATCCATTTCGCACATGCACTTATGCCATCCGCTATGCGGAAGTCTCCCAGTTCAATGTCACGGCCTGTGACAGTAGTGAGACCCTGTCAAGGGTCTGGGTCGTTAACAACACGGGAGGAAGGATGGAGGTGAGGGATAGGATGTGTAGGGGCATCTGGATCAAGACAGGAAAACTAAGCAACAAGTCTCAGTTACTCTGGGAAAGGGCTATAGCCACGGGATTATTCCTGCTCCAGCAACCGAGTAGCCCACGAGCGGGAAATGTCCACTGGCAGGTGCTGGGTATGGTGTGTCCCAACATATCTGCTGTGGAGTGGATATGGTTTAATTTCACTAGGCCTGATACAAGACTACCTGTGAGCGCAGACTACCAGTcagatgaaagcagaacagGTTCACGCAGAAATACCTCGGTCACGGTCACGATCCACTTAGACAACCCCGCCCCTATACAACTACCTCCCGGTATCTCCCTGATCTGTGGGAATGGATACGTCTATCTGTTAATTCTGATAAGGCCCAAGGGTGGACCTTGTAGTCTGGGGAGGATCGACATGATACCAATCTCCCTGGAAGGTATCCAGCAGATAAGAGCAGACAAGACTTGGCGATGCTGGAGACTCGATCAACTATCCAAGGACTGTAACAACGAGGTCTATCTATATGGGATGGCATGA
- the LOC430910 gene encoding transcription factor BTF3 isoform X1 has protein sequence MKETIMNQEKLAKLQAEVRIGGKGTARRKKKVVHRTATADEKKLQFSLKKLGVNNISGIEEVNMFTNQGTVIHFNNPKVQASLAANTFTITGHAETKQLTEMLPSILNQLGADSFSSLRRLAEALPKQSVNEKAPLATGDDDDEVPDLVENFDEASKNEGN, from the exons ATGAAAGAAACAATCATGAATCAAGAAAAGCTCGCCAAGCTCCAGGCTGAAGTGCGCATCGGTGGCAAG GGTACTGCTcgcagaaagaagaaagttgtCCACAGAACAGCTACAGCAGACGAGaagaaacttcagttttctttgaagaaactGGGAGTCAACAATATTTCTGGTATTGAAGAG gtAAATATGTTTACCAACCAAGGAACAGTCATTCACTTCAATAACCCTAAAGTTCAGGCATCTCTGGCTGCTAACACTTTCACTATCACTGGCCATGCTGAGACAAAGCAGCTGACAGAAATGCTTCCTAGTATCTTAAATCAGCTCGGAGCTGACAGTTTCTCCAGCCTGAGGAGATTGGCAGAAGCCCTACCCAAGCAAT CTGTGAATGAAAAAGCACCACTTGCTActggtgatgatgatgatgaagttccag atCTTGTTGAAAACTTTGATGAAGCTTCAAAGAATGAGGGAAATTGA